One part of the Andrena cerasifolii isolate SP2316 chromosome 4, iyAndCera1_principal, whole genome shotgun sequence genome encodes these proteins:
- the Rpp30 gene encoding ribonuclease P protein subunit Rpp30: MDIRQSVGFYDLCVNVPANETKSVYPLLLRLHEFGFKTVAINTNTDESVLGTDKKKKKKRNEGEPQQSIIPEAIDIERIKKDFAGKLKIFNRITFLCSDPAKTHALNHCTSLKKYDLYAIAPKTQNALQFACTQLNADIITLKSHSVTFKLNKKLYEQAVERGMHFEIQYTDLLDVESRKLTIHYSHLFHTYGKSKNVILSSGSNDVGTIRNPYDLINLSYLLGLNGIKAKASILHQCKKLLLKAERRRRGKAAFVIEEETKGINNVNEDQTLSKRLKL, translated from the exons ATGGATATTCGACAGAGTGTAGGATTTTATGATCTATGTGTAAATGTACCAGCGAACGAAACGAAAAGTGTATATCCCCTTTTACTGAGGTTACATGAATTCGGATTTAAAACGGTAGCAATAAATACTAATACAGATGAGAGTGTTCTGGGCACggacaagaagaagaaaaagaaacgcaACGAAGGGGAACCACAACAGAGTATTATTCCTGAAGCTATCGACatagaaagaataaaaaaagatttcgcCGGCAAGTTGAAAATCTTCAATCGGATTACGTTTCTGTGTTCCGATCCTGCTAAGACTCATGCGCTGAACCATTGCACCAGTTTAAAGAAATATGATCTGTACGCCATTGCTCCGAAAACACAGAATGCATTACAGTTTGCTTGTACTCAGCTAAACGCGGACATAATTACTTTGAAATCACATTCCGTTACTTTTAAACTGAACAAGAAACTGTACGAACAAGCTGTCGAGAGGGGGATGCATTTTGAGATTCAGTACACAGATCTGCTGGATGTAGAATCTAGAAAACTCACTATTCACTATTCGCATCTTTTTCACACCTATGGAAAAAGTAAG AATGTGATATTATCCAGTGGTTCTAACGATGTTGGAACAATTAGAAATCCGTACGATCTGATCAATTTATCGTACCTGCTTGGATTGAACGGGATTAAAGCAAAGGCCTCTATACTACACCAGTGcaagaagcttcttttgaaagcag AAAGAAGACGTAGAGGGAAGGCTGCTTTCGTTATCgaagaagaaacaaaaggaATTAATAACGTTAATGAAGATCAGACACTTTCCAAACGACtgaagttgtaa
- the LOC143367566 gene encoding golgin subfamily A member 2, with amino-acid sequence MNLSKSEKLLAAKKKLREFQMNKMMQDGCARQKHDSGDPLSSQCENTDSNKSDSEAVNSTPTLEPTSENNTHVSDQNFQTNVTIPADLMLDARSAINHERPQNSMEETAKSVQEHKEIDSRPEIEKTVELSDFPKVQKEHLLEMASAVANVLTNDSEHVENNLDCDLMCRNQFLSSYLEEQKKIVNELHIELSDSHSRVKELEAKLGTREAEFQTQLAREINPLKEQLEIHTQTTGILIAEKAELTAALNQAQQSVRKSSEEMEEITGKFKNSQVRIIELEKETAGLKSSGEELRRNFRQLQNQHDSLEKNFFEMKKEKEDLSLEVSELKQKLNLKKTELIAVQQELHEKTALLSLSELRIQQMKGTKPTEEERQAAILLEQELTETRESLKAVSTEKDETNKQYQNYVKQLDMQQAKLLNEVEVGKKTIEDLKSREQSYVQRLSELEQQLQQEREKLESLLPLQDSTDKIDNLLRNIDELQLEQERFHIILSEKDSQIEMLTKDISDLREAGNQEAEVTKLATALESEQLGASRAIHQNRQLKEQLTDMENAFVSLSNAKLDLTEQLQAERSIGRKLNARLNNVETEVEELKEKLKEKEVVLDELEKERLQNAQIADQMQHYQAQSYHADTFQRELQNALITIGKLEKEKQGLIDELKEKRQESISENGLPSEEEKVHRETSEEGNAAIPEPVKQLEQRFKHTMERVAELTEEKQKLEHLVLQLQSETETIGEYITLYQKQRAVLHSRAREKEQVFRQLLDQRNQQQEQLHKLKILLSDFLKKEYIHSNGTERLSETETDLNDVVVARRKKEEVELEMENKSVSELLDILTEIKDCKDSCLFEPNFHPCPWCSGKLLTV; translated from the exons ATGAATTTAAGTAAAAGTGAAAAGCTGTTGGCTGCTAAGAAAAAG CTAAGGGAATTTCAAATGAACAAAATGATGCAGGATGGTTGCGCGAGACAGAAACATGATTCGGGGGATCCATTATCTTCTCAG TGTGAAAATACAGATAGTAATAAATCAGATTCCGAAGCTGTAAATAGTACACCTACATTGGAGCCTACTTCTGAGAATAACACGCACGTGTCTGATCAAAATTTCCAAACGAACGTAACGATACCCGCAGATTTAATGCTGGACGCGAGAAGTGCGATAAATCATGAAAGACCGCAGAATTCTATGGAAGAGACCGCCAAATCCGTACAAGAACATAAAGAGATAGATTCAAGACCAGAAATCGAGAAGACAGTGGAATTAAGTGATTTTCCAAAAGTGCAGAAAGAGCACCTTTTGGAAATGGCTTCTGCAGTTGCAAACGTTTTAACGAATGATTCGGAACATGTGGAGAACAATTTGGACTGTGATTTGATGTGTCGCAATCAATTTTTGAGCTCCTACTTGGAGGAGCAGAAGAAGATTGTGAATGAATTGCATATAGAACTTAGCGATTCt CATAGCAGGGTGAAAGAATTGGAAGCTAAATTAGGAACGAGGGAGGCAGAATTTCAGACACAACTAGCGCGCGAGATAAATCCTCTAAAAGAACAGCTTGAAATTCATACTCAGACAACTGGAATCCTAATAGCAGAGAAGGCGGAGCTTACCGCTGCTCTTAACCAGGCTCAACAAAGTGTTAGAAAAAGTTCAG AAGAGATGGAGGAAATAACGGGAAAGTTTAAAAACTCACAAGTTCGTATAATCGAGTTGGAAAAGGAAACGGCTGGTTTGAAAAGTAGCGGCGAAGAATTACGGAGAAACTTTCGTCAGTTGCAAAATCAGCACGATTCTCTTGAAAAGAACTTCTTCGAAatgaagaaagagaaagaagattTGAGTTTGGAGGTGTCAGAATTGAAGCAGAAGttgaatttaaagaaaacgGAATTAATCGCTGTTCAGCAAGAGCTCCACGAGAAGACAGCGCTGCTTTCGCTAAGCGAACTTAGAATACAACAG ATGAAGGGTACCAAGCCGACAGAAGAGGAAAGGCAAGCAGCGATTCTTTTGGAGCAGGAATTGACAGAAACTAGGGAATCTCTGAAAGCTGTTAGCACTGAGAAAGACGAGACCAATAAACAGTATCAGAATTACGTGAAACAGTTAGACATGCAACAGGCTAAATTATTAAACGAG GTGGAAGTAGGGAAGAAGACTATAGAAGACTTAAAGTCACGAGAGCAAAGTTACGTGCAAAGATTGTCTGAGCTTGAGCAGCAATTGCAACAAGAAAGAGAGAAGTTAGAGAGCTTGTTGCCTTTACAGGATAGTACAGATAAAATAGATAATTTGTTGAGAAATATAGACGAACTTCAATTAGAGCAAGAGAGGTTTCATATTATACTCTCTGAGAAG GATTCGCAAATCGAAATGTTAACGAAAGATATAAGCGACTTACGTGAAGCAGGCAATCAGGAAGCTGAAGTAACGAAACTAGCTACCGCTCTTGAAAGTGAGCAGCTGGGAGCATCCAGAGCAATTCATCAAAATCGTCAGTTAAAAGAACAATTAACTGACATGGAAAACGCCTTTGTTTCTCTG AGCAACGCGAAATTGGACTTGacggaacaacttcaagcggAGCGTTCTATTGGGCGTAAATTAAACGCTCGGCTAAATAATGTCGAAACTGAGGTAGAAGAATTGAAAGAGAAGCTAAAAGAGAAAGAGGTCGTTCTTGACGAGCTTGAAAAGGAAAGGCTGCAAAATGCTCAGATAGCTGACCAAATGCAACATTACCAAGCGCAATCATATCACGCTGATACTTTCCAAAGGGAGCTTCAAAATGCCTTG ATTACTATAGGGAAACTAGAAAAAGAAAAGCAGGGGCTAATAGATGAATTGAAAGAAAAACGACAAGAGAGCATTTCTGAGAATGGGTTGCCAAGCGAAGAAGAGAAAGTGCATCGGGAAACATCTGAGGAAGGTAATGCTGCGATACCAGAACCAGTGAAACAGCTCGAACAGAGATTTAAGCACACGATGGAACGAGTCGCAGAACTtacagaagagaaacagaaacttGAGCATCTTGTTTTACAACTCCAAAGCGAAACGGAGACAATAG GGGAATATATAACATTATATCAGAAGCAAAGAGCAGTCCTTCACAGTAGGGCAAGAGAAAAAGAGCAAGTATTTCGGCAATTGCTTGATCAAAGAAATCAACAACAAGAGCAGCtacataaattgaaaattctacTGAGTGATTTCCTCAAGAAAGAATACATCCATTCCAATGGAACGGAACGTCTATCTGAAACAG AGACAGACTTGAATGATGTTGTGGTCgcgagaagaaagaaagaagaggtAGAATTGGAAATGGAGAACAAAAGTGTTTCGGAGCTCTTAGACATTTTGACGGAAATAAAAGATTGCAAGGATTCCTGCCTGTTTGAGCCGAATTTCCATCCGTGTCCTTGGTGCTCTGGAAAATTACTCACAGTATAA
- the Rpn3 gene encoding regulatory particle non-ATPase 3, producing the protein MGVPSAKNPEAMDVEIISPESQNGDGDVCDKKDTDLQAIQDIREHTRQIEKAVQSKEPRFILRALRTLPNTRRRLNSNVLRGIILSFYSKPCTERDALLSWLEEPTESEETQKLRISAMSPLPEIDAYIHLLVLVRLIDTGRHEDAVQCSEALLQKIIAQNRRTIDLVAAKCYFYYSRAYELVGRLDKIRGLLHLRLRTATLRNDFEGQAVLINCLLRNYLHYNLYDQADKLVLKSTFPESASNNEWARFLYYLGRIKAARLEYSAAHKYLVQALRKAPQSTAVGFRQTVQKLAVAVELLLGDIPERQIFRQAALRRALAPYFQLTQAVRLGNLQRFGEVLENFGPQFRADYTFTLILRLRHNVIKTAIRSIGLSYSRISPTDIAKKLGLDSSVDAEFIVAKAIRDGVIEATLEPENGYMRSKETTDIYCTKEPLLAFHQRITFCLDLHNQSVKAMRYPPKSYGKDLESAEERREREQQDLELAKEMAEEDDDGFP; encoded by the exons ATGGGTGTGCCTTCAGCGAAAAACCCTGAAGCTATGGATGTTGAGATTATTTCCCCGGAAAGTCAAAACGGCGACGGGGATGTGTGCGATAAGAAGGATACCGACCTCCAAGCGATTCAAGATATTCGCGAGCACACTCGGCAGATAGAGAAAGCTGTACAGAGCAAGGAACCCCGTTTCATCTTAAGAGCGCTGCGTACATTGCCCAACACGCGTCGCAGATTAAACTCCAATGTGTTGCGAGGAATAATTCTGAGCTTCTACTCGAAACCGTGCACCGAGCGCGACGCGTTGCTATCGTGGTTAGAAGAACCGACTGAAtcagaagagacgcagaagctTCGTATTTCTGCTATGAGCCCGTTACCAGAGATCGATGCTTACATCCACTTACTGGTCCTCGTCCGTTTAATAGATACTGGAAGGCACGAGGACGCCGTTCAATGTTCGGAGGCGCTGCTGCAGAAGATCATTGCACAGAACAGGCGCACCATCGATTTGGTTGCCGCAAAGTGCTACTTCTATTATTCAAGAGCGTATGAATTAGTCGGAAGATTGGATAAAATCCGCGGATTATTGCATTTAAGATTAAGAACTGCAACGCTAAGGAACGACTTCGAAGGGCAGGCAGTATTGATTAATTGCTTACTGAGGAATTATTTGCATTATAATTTATACGATCAAGCGGATAAGCTTGTACTCAAATCGACATTCCCAGAATCGGCTAGTAATAACGAATGGGCTAGATTCTTGTACTATTTGGGACGTATTAAAGCTGCCAGACTAGAATACTCAGCTGCACACAAGTATCTGGTGCAA GCTCTCAGAAAGGCTCCACAGAGCACCGCAGTAGGTTTTCGCCAGACAGTGCAGAAACTAGCTGTAGCGGTGGAGCTTCTGCTTGGAGATATCCCCGAACGTCAAATCTTTCGGCAAGCAGCTCTGCGTCGTGCTTTAGCACCGTATTTCCAATTAACGCAAGCTGTGCGCTTAGGGAATCTCCAACGTTTCGGAGAGGTTCTAGAGAATTTCGGGCCACAGTTCAGAGCAGATTACACGTTCACTTTAATCCTCAGACTGAGACATAACGTTATCAAAACCGCGATCAGATCGATCGGGCTATCCTATTCCAGAATTTCTCCCACAGACATCGCAAAGAAGCTGGGCTTAGATTCGAGCGTCGACGCAGAGTTTATTGTAGCTAAAGCTATTAGAGATGGTGTTATCGAGGCTACCTTGGAACCAGAAAATGGATACATGCGCAGCAAAGAGACCACAGATATTTATTGCACTAAGGAGCCATTGCTTGCGTTCCATCAAAGAATTACTTTCTGTTTAGATTTACATAATCAAAGTGTCAAAGCCATGAGATACCCTCCGAAATCGTATGGGAAAGATCTAGAGTCGGCGGAGGAGCGTAGAGAAAGGGAGCAACAGGATTTGGAGCTTGCCAAGGAAATGGCAGAAGAAGATGACGATGGATTTCCTTAA
- the LOC143368182 gene encoding growth arrest-specific protein 1, with protein MSRWWDRSAIILMGMVVINTIMWDMAKSSIMRCEEAKLKCAYRTGCGSALQHYLTGCAPLLQGNDCSETCQHALIALTSTDEGKELMTCECEDDLCVQSKQRVEICRSSVTMVMNKTRVSCRIATWICNADALCQTALAYYNRFCKSMFQGRKCTKRCSNSISILTRQEKAAKLNTCQCDGYEDYDCRGIHRNMNVLCFGKIHHGYRDVNEFLRPNMTLKGDAVRTSIDRRLLLLSLIIYYILKARQD; from the exons ATGTCGCGCTGGTGGGATCGATCGGCCATAATCCTAATGGGTATGGTGGTAATTAATACGATAATGTGGGATATGGCCAAAAGTTCGATAATGAGATGCGAGGAGGCGAAACTGAAGTGCGCTTACAGGACAGGCTGCGGCAGTGCTCTGCAACACTATCTTACGGGCTGCGCACCCCTTCTCCAAGGCAACGATTGCTCCGAGACCTGCCAACATGCCCTCATCGCTCTCACCAGTACTGACGAGGGCAAGGAGCTTATGACG TGCGAATGCGAGGATGACCTGTGCGTGCAATCGAAGCAGAGGGTAGAAATCTGTAGATCTTCCGTCACGATGGTAATGAATAAGACTAGGGTGTCTTGTAGAATAGCGACTTGGATTTGTAACGCGGACGCCTTGTGCCAAACCGCCCTCGCATACTATAACAGGTTCTGCAAGAGCATGTTCCAAGGCCGGAAATGTACTAAAAG GTGTAGCAATTCAATAAGCATTTTAACGAGGCAGGAGAAAGCTGCAAAATTGAATACGTGTCAGTGCGATGGCTATGAAGATTACGATTGCAGGGGGATTCACAGGAACATGAATGTCCTCTGTTTTGGAAAGATACACCATGGCTATCGCGACGTTAATGAGTTTCTCAGGCCAAACATGACTCTTAAAGGAGACGCCGTTCGGACGTCAATCGATAGAAGACTACTTTTACTTTCTCTAATAATTTATTACATACTTAAAGCGAGACAAG ACTGA